GAGCTACAAAAAATACAATTGGGAAAGCACAAACATAAGCTTTAAAAAATGCTTCCATCCACCTAATAACAAAATCATCTACAAACCCCAAATTTATAAAAGTAATTACCATACTCATAATGAAACTCATAAACAAAGACATAAAAAAAGCAAAAATAACTCTTCTATATTTCATATCAAACATTTTTTATCTCCAATAATTTAAAAAAAGAATTTAAAAAATCTTCACATACTTTTCTTGCATCAAAATTTTCTTGTGCCATTTTTCTAAGAACAACACCCTTTTCAAAACAAATTATTCCCTCTACAAAATCTGCTGCTTGAGGAATAAGTTCACCTGATTTTATACCATCATCTAAAATCTGTTTTATTTGAGAAGTAAAAAACTCATTACAACTACAATTAAAAGTTTTCATTTCTTTATTATCATCTGATAAAACTACAGATAAATAGTCTTGATAACCTTTAAAATGTTCTCTCATTTCTTCACTATCGTCCATCACAAATCTGAAAAAAATCTTTAACTTTTCTTTTGCCGATTTTGTATTTTGTATAACTTTTACAAACTCTTTATGATAATCTTCAATATGTAAATTCATAATTTCAAAAATAATATCTTCTTTGTTTGAAAAATATTCGTAAATAGTTCCCTTACCTATTCCAGCATTTTTTGCCACCTGCTCTACTGTAATATTTCTAATTCCTTTATGTATTAAAGGTTCAGATGCAAGAGCTATTTCTCTTCTTCTTTGATTTTTATCAATTCTTCTTGGACTCAATAATACCTCCTAAGTATCATTATTTTATATTTTCTGACTAATGGTCAGTTATAAAAATAGAAGTATAGAAAAAGATTACTTAAATAGATTTTAACTAATTGACCAGTAGTCAGATATAATTTTATATTAAACTTAATATAGGAATTTATAATAATTTTAAAGATTCTTTATATATAAAATAAGTATACTTGCAAACATTTAAATATATAAAAGGGGTATTATGAAAAAATTATTATTAGCTTTAAGTTTTTTAGTTTTAATATTACAAGGATGTACAGAAAGTAAAAAAGATGAAAGTACAACAAATGAAGTTAAAGAAATCGTTAAAGATAAAGCTGAGGATGTTGCAGACAAAACTGAAGATGCTGTTGATGAGGCAGAAGACGTTGTTGATAATAATGAAGATGAAGTTGAAGATAGTATGAATGAAGCTAAAGATAAAGCAGAAGAAATTATCAACAATGTAGAAAATGAAGCTAAAGAAACTTTAAAAACTATAAAAGAGAGTGTAGAATAACACTTACTCTTTTAAGAAGAACATGAAAGCTGTATATTTGCATATTTAATAGGTGTTGGCTTAGCATATTGTTCAAATTCTTTATGTTCATCAAAAGGAGTTTGAGCAATATTTAGTAAATCATTTACTAAAGTAAAATTTCCCTCTTGAGCTTTTTCTATAGCCTCTTGCAACATATAATTTTTAATCACAAATTTTGGATTTGTTTTTTTCATAAGTTTTTTCATCTCATTGAAATCTTGTTTTTGAGTACTTATTACTTTTTTATATTTTATAAACCAATCTTCTAAAGCTTCTCTTATAGGTACAATATCTAAAATTGAAGAAAAATCTTCAAATGAGTCCAATTTTGTAAGTTCCCAGAAAAAACAATTGTAATCACACTTTGACACCTCTAAATCTTCTAATAAATCTATTATTAAATCTACATTTGAATCACCACTTAAAGATTCATCAAGTCCTAATCTTTTATTCATTAGCTCTAAGTAATATTTTTGATTTGTACTCATAAAAGTTTGTAAATACTCCAATAATTTATCTATATTACAAACATCTTTTAAACTATAGGCTAAAACTTCCAAATTCCATTTTGCTATATGGGGTTGATTATTATAAGAGTATCTTCCTTCCACATCAGTATGATTACAAATACACATCATTTCAAAGTTATCCATAAAAGCATAAGGACCATAATCGATTGTAAGTCCATCTACACTCATATTATCTGTATTCATAACCCCATGCATGAACCCGTAAGCCATCCATTGTGCCATAAGTTTTGCTGTTTTATCAACTAATTCAAAATAGAATTCTTCATATCTATTCTTATTGTTCTTTAAATGACTATATGAATTCGTAATAACATACTCTAATAACTTTATTAAATGATCTTTCCTTTTTTTTGAAAAATATTCAAAAGTCCCTATTCTTACCCATGATGGAGATATTCTTAAAACTATTGCAGCACTTTCAGGCTCACTATATGGTCTATACACTGGATGTTTAGAACCAATTAAAGCTAAAGCTCTTGTAGTAGGAATTCCTAAATGATACATTGCTTCACTCATAATAAATTCTCTAATACTTGACCTTAAAACTGCTCTACCGTCTCCTTGTCTAGAATATTTTGTAAGACCTGCTCCTTTTGTTTGTAAATGCCAGTTATTGATGCTACCAAAGTTAATAGCTCTACCATCTCCTAATTGAGGAACATAATAACCAAACTGATGACCAGAATAAGCCATAGAATAAGGAATAGAACCTTTTAAAAGCTTTTCTCCATTTACAAACTGCACAAACTCTTCTTTTTTGCATTCATCATAATCTAAATTTATTAAATCACAAGCAGCTTTTGAAAAACTTATTAAATATGGAGTACTTAAAGCTTGTGGTTTAACTTTTTGATAAAATATTTCATCAAAGTCAAAATAATCACATTTAAATTCTAATTCATTTAATTTCATAAAAAACCTTATACTATTTTGCAAATTATAAAACAAGATATTTTCTGTCATATTTAATCATCAATATACTTTATAAAATTAAGCTATATTACAATGTTACCTTATATATAAGTTTTTATAATAATAATTTTTTTTTAATTCTTAAACTTTTTAACTCTTATGAAAAATTCGTTATAATCCACCTAAAAAATTGGATATGCATGAAAAAAATTAAAATAGAAACAGCTCTTAGCCATATAGCTAAGTATGCACCTTTTGAGGATAAAGCAGGTGCTTCACATTTCCCCATTTATAACACAGGAACTTTTGATTTAAAAAAACAAGAGGGAGATAAAATATATGATTATACAAGAAGTGATAATCCAACAAGAGAGATGTTAGAAAATCTTTTTACTGATGTAGAAAATGCTGCTGGTTGTGTATGTACTCATACAGGAATAGCTTCAGTAGCCTTACTTTTTGAAACTGTTTTAAAAGCAAATTCTCATATTTTAGTGGAAGCTGATTGTTATGGTGGTACATTTAGATTATTAAAAGTATTCAAAGAAAAGTATAATATTACAGTTCATTTTGCAGACTTTTTAGAAGAAGATAAACTAGAAGATATTTTAAAAAATAATACAATAGATTTAGTACTTTGTGAGTCTCCTACAAATCCTGGTCTTAAAATTATAGATTTACAGAAGATTGCAACTTTAACACATAAATATAAAGCCTTATTTGCAGTTGATAATTCACTTGCTACTTTTATATCTCAAAGACCTTTAGACTTAGGAGCTGATTTTTCTTTATTTTCAACTACTAAATATATTTCAGGTCATGGGGCTGTTGTTGCTGGGGCAATTGCAGCAAAGACAAAAGAATTAGCCCAAGAACTTCACTATTATGCAAACGCACAAGGAAGAAGTCAAAACCCAATGGATGTTTATCTTATTTCTTTAGGAATTCCTACTTTAAAAGTAAGAATGAAAGAACATCAAGAAAGCTCTATAAAAATTGCAAAGTTTTTAGAGAAACAAAGTTACATTACTAAAGTAACTCACCCTGCTTTGGAATCTCACCCTCAATATGAACTTGCAAAAAAACAAATGGAATATATTCCTGGTGTATTTTGTGCAGATTTCCAAACACTTGAACTTGCGGAAAAGTTTATTGAAAATACAAAAATATTTGGTGAGAAATGCTCTTTTGGAAGCCCTGATTCAAGAGCTGAAATCCCTGCAAAGATTTCCCATGCTTCTTTCTCAAAAGAAGAATTAAAAGCAATAGGAATTAGTGATGGAACAGTTAGATTTTCTATTGGTTTAGAAAATTTTGAAGATTTAATAGAAGATATAAAACAAGCAGTAAAATAGATGAAAAATAGTTTTTTTAAAGCCATTCCAAGTGGAGAAACCTTACCTATAAATAATATCCATGCAGTCTCAGTTTCTATGCCAACACTTAAAGATGTAATAGGTTATGAAGAACAAGATGAAAAGACTTTAAAAGTTATTAAAAGTGGTTATCCAAGGTTTATCTTACATCCTTATTTAAAAAAACTTAGTGAATATATAAAAAAGAAATATGATGTTTGTGATGAATATGAAGTTGTTGTTTTAAGTTCTCAAAAAGCTGCAAAACTTATAAGTGATAAATACTATATTTACAATAAAATAGAAATAGATGAACCTTTTGGAGTGATTCTTGTACAAAATGGAACAAGCCAACTACAAAAGGTACTTACTTATATCCAACATGTAGGCTGTAATCTTTCTTCAAGATTAGCAGAAGAGTATCTTTACAAAGTTAAAGAAATAGATACTTTACATAAAGAAGAATTAGAAAAAGAAGAAAAAGCTAAAGATATAGTAATAAATACATTAGCAAATGCCTATAAACAACCCTATGAAAATGTTTGCTTAACACCTTCTGGAATGAATGCAATTTATTCTGTAATTAGAGGTATAAACTCTATTCAAAGTCATAATGGAAGAACTGTCTTAGTTCAATTTGGTTGGTTATATCTTGATACAATGAATATAGTAAATCATCATTATCAAAGACAAAAAATTTTTAAAGATATTAAAAGATTAGATTTATTAGAAAATTATTTGAAACAAAAAGGTCTAAAAGTTGCTGCAATAATAACTGAAATTCCTACAAACCCCCAATTAAAAACTGTAGATATAAAAGCATTGCGTAAACTTTGTGATAAATATAATATTCCTCTTATCATAGATACAACTTTTGCAACACCATATAATCTTGATTTAACTTCATATGCTGATATCTTCGTAGAATCATTGACAAAATTTGCTTGTGGAAATGCTGATGTTCTAATGGGAGCTATAATCTTAAATAAAAAACACAATCTTTCTCATATGAATGAAGAATTCTTTCAACACTGTGAACCAATTTTTATAAAAGATATCCAAAGATTAGCTGTAGAAATAAAAGATTATAAAAAAAGAGTAAAACAAATAAGTAAAAATACTATAGCTTTAGTAAACTATCTAAAAACCTGTCCATATATTAAGAACTTATACTACTGTATGGATGAACAAAACAAAGATAACTATTGCCAAACAATAATTGATGATAATAGTTATGTAGGTATAGTTTCTGTAACTTTTAATAAACCCTTTGAAGAAGTTTATGATAAATTAAATTTTGCAAAAGGTCCGAGTTTAGGAACTGAATTTACACTTCTTATGCCTTATACTTATTTAGCTCATTATGATTTAATAAAAAGTGAAAAAGGTCAT
The DNA window shown above is from Halarcobacter mediterraneus and carries:
- a CDS encoding DUF2798 domain-containing protein, which codes for MFDMKYRRVIFAFFMSLFMSFIMSMVITFINLGFVDDFVIRWMEAFFKAYVCAFPIVFFVAPAVQRITNKLIKEENL
- a CDS encoding TetR/AcrR family transcriptional regulator, with the protein product MSPRRIDKNQRRREIALASEPLIHKGIRNITVEQVAKNAGIGKGTIYEYFSNKEDIIFEIMNLHIEDYHKEFVKVIQNTKSAKEKLKIFFRFVMDDSEEMREHFKGYQDYLSVVLSDDNKEMKTFNCSCNEFFTSQIKQILDDGIKSGELIPQAADFVEGIICFEKGVVLRKMAQENFDARKVCEDFLNSFFKLLEIKNV
- a CDS encoding YtxH domain-containing protein, which codes for MKKLLLALSFLVLILQGCTESKKDESTTNEVKEIVKDKAEDVADKTEDAVDEAEDVVDNNEDEVEDSMNEAKDKAEEIINNVENEAKETLKTIKESVE
- a CDS encoding protein adenylyltransferase SelO, which codes for MKLNELEFKCDYFDFDEIFYQKVKPQALSTPYLISFSKAACDLINLDYDECKKEEFVQFVNGEKLLKGSIPYSMAYSGHQFGYYVPQLGDGRAINFGSINNWHLQTKGAGLTKYSRQGDGRAVLRSSIREFIMSEAMYHLGIPTTRALALIGSKHPVYRPYSEPESAAIVLRISPSWVRIGTFEYFSKKRKDHLIKLLEYVITNSYSHLKNNKNRYEEFYFELVDKTAKLMAQWMAYGFMHGVMNTDNMSVDGLTIDYGPYAFMDNFEMMCICNHTDVEGRYSYNNQPHIAKWNLEVLAYSLKDVCNIDKLLEYLQTFMSTNQKYYLELMNKRLGLDESLSGDSNVDLIIDLLEDLEVSKCDYNCFFWELTKLDSFEDFSSILDIVPIREALEDWFIKYKKVISTQKQDFNEMKKLMKKTNPKFVIKNYMLQEAIEKAQEGNFTLVNDLLNIAQTPFDEHKEFEQYAKPTPIKYANIQLSCSS
- a CDS encoding trans-sulfuration enzyme family protein, with the translated sequence MKKIKIETALSHIAKYAPFEDKAGASHFPIYNTGTFDLKKQEGDKIYDYTRSDNPTREMLENLFTDVENAAGCVCTHTGIASVALLFETVLKANSHILVEADCYGGTFRLLKVFKEKYNITVHFADFLEEDKLEDILKNNTIDLVLCESPTNPGLKIIDLQKIATLTHKYKALFAVDNSLATFISQRPLDLGADFSLFSTTKYISGHGAVVAGAIAAKTKELAQELHYYANAQGRSQNPMDVYLISLGIPTLKVRMKEHQESSIKIAKFLEKQSYITKVTHPALESHPQYELAKKQMEYIPGVFCADFQTLELAEKFIENTKIFGEKCSFGSPDSRAEIPAKISHASFSKEELKAIGISDGTVRFSIGLENFEDLIEDIKQAVK
- a CDS encoding PLP-dependent transferase, translated to MKNSFFKAIPSGETLPINNIHAVSVSMPTLKDVIGYEEQDEKTLKVIKSGYPRFILHPYLKKLSEYIKKKYDVCDEYEVVVLSSQKAAKLISDKYYIYNKIEIDEPFGVILVQNGTSQLQKVLTYIQHVGCNLSSRLAEEYLYKVKEIDTLHKEELEKEEKAKDIVINTLANAYKQPYENVCLTPSGMNAIYSVIRGINSIQSHNGRTVLVQFGWLYLDTMNIVNHHYQRQKIFKDIKRLDLLENYLKQKGLKVAAIITEIPTNPQLKTVDIKALRKLCDKYNIPLIIDTTFATPYNLDLTSYADIFVESLTKFACGNADVLMGAIILNKKHNLSHMNEEFFQHCEPIFIKDIQRLAVEIKDYKKRVKQISKNTIALVNYLKTCPYIKNLYYCMDEQNKDNYCQTIIDDNSYVGIVSVTFNKPFEEVYDKLNFAKGPSLGTEFTLLMPYTYLAHYDLIKSEKGHKELEEIDLPINLLRISVGIEPIEEIINEFKRIE